The following nucleotide sequence is from Lysobacterales bacterium.
TCGCCAGCGTGCGGAAGAACAGCGTGTAGTCGATGCTGCTCGCTGCAAGCAGCGCATAGGCGTCACCGACCAGGGCGATGTCGTCGTCGTGCATCTCGTCGAGACCGAACTTCGCGCTGGTCATCGCCCGTGCGCGGGCTTGATAGTGTCGACCGTAGTGGTCGAGCCCGTCCTGCAGGCTGGATTCGTCGATCTGGCCGAGCAGGGCGCTGCCGAGCCGCGCCAGGTTCCAGTGCACGATCGCGGGCTGCCGGCCGTAGGCATAACGCCGACCTTGTGCATCGGTCGTGTTTGGGGTGAAGGCCGGGTCGTAGTCCTCGACGAAGCCGTACGGGCCATAGTCGATCGTCAATCCGAGCACGCTCATGTTGTCGGTGTTGAGCACACCATGCACGAAACCGATGCGCATCCAGTGTGCGGACAGTTCTGCGCTGCGCTCGCAGATCGTGCGGAACCAGCGGGCGCGACGCTCCGCCCGCGGTCCTTCGAGTTCGGGGAAGTCGCGGTCCATGGTGAAGTCGATCAGACGTGCGAGCAGCCCAGGCTCGTTGCTTGCCGCGAGGATTTCGTAGTGGCCGAAACGCAGGAAGGACGGCGCGACCCGGCACACGATGGCGCCGGGTTCCGGGACTGCGTGTCCGTCGTAGAACATGTCGCGGATGACCGCGTCACCGGTCGTGACCAATGACAGTGCCCGCGTCGTCGGTACGCCGAGCGCGTGCATCGCCTCGCTGCAGACGAATTCGCGCAGGGATGAACGCAGCACCGCGCGGCCGTCGGCATGGCGCGAGTAGGGCGTGCGCCCGGCACCCTTGAGTTGCAATTCATGCCGGCGTCCATCCGGTCCGATGGCCTCTCCAAGCGATATCGCGCGGCCATCGCCGAGCTGCCCGGCCCAGTGGCCGAACTGATGCCCGCCGTAACGGGTCGCAAACGGCTGCATGCCCGTGATCAGCGCATTGCCCGCAAAGACCTGCGCGAAATGCGGCGAAGCAATCTCATCGGCGTCGAAGCCGATGGCTGTGGCGACCGACCGCGAGTGCACCAGCAGGCGCGGCGCCGATACCGGCGTCGGCGCGACGCGCGACCACAGGGCATCGTTGACCTCGCGGCTGCGCGGGTCGTCGAGCGGGTCGCCCGGCAGTTCGCGTATGAAGCGATTGTCGAAGCGCAGTGATCTCATTGCGCCGGTGCAGCATCGTTGCGTAAGCGCATCTGGGTCACCACATGTTCGCCGATCGCGCGTGCCAGCTCCTGCTCACCCATGAACACCTCGCCGACACGTTCGGCGCGCAGCAGTTCGGCCTCATCGTCGCTGTGCGTGCGCACGACGCAATGGATCTTCGGGTTCAGCAGCTTCGCGACGTCGATCATCTTGCGTGCATCCAGGCTGTCCGGCAGCGCGATCACCATCATCGCTGCGCGTGCGACGTGTGCCTGGATCAAGGTCGCCGGCTCAGTCGCGTCGCCTGATACGGCGGGAATTCCGGCGGCACGCAGTGCTTCGATGCGCTCAC
It contains:
- a CDS encoding YdiU family protein, whose amino-acid sequence is MRSLRFDNRFIRELPGDPLDDPRSREVNDALWSRVAPTPVSAPRLLVHSRSVATAIGFDADEIASPHFAQVFAGNALITGMQPFATRYGGHQFGHWAGQLGDGRAISLGEAIGPDGRRHELQLKGAGRTPYSRHADGRAVLRSSLREFVCSEAMHALGVPTTRALSLVTTGDAVIRDMFYDGHAVPEPGAIVCRVAPSFLRFGHYEILAASNEPGLLARLIDFTMDRDFPELEGPRAERRARWFRTICERSAELSAHWMRIGFVHGVLNTDNMSVLGLTIDYGPYGFVEDYDPAFTPNTTDAQGRRYAYGRQPAIVHWNLARLGSALLGQIDESSLQDGLDHYGRHYQARARAMTSAKFGLDEMHDDDIALVGDAYALLAASSIDYTLFFRTLAMSTRPEDFLAHAYDDARYHASLPKLQDWLLRYAQRVATIDPAWRLARMTSANPLYLPRNWLCQEAIDAAEQGDLAPLQRLIDATADPYTDRAEFAHQAGKRPDWARDKAGCSMLSCSS